Part of the Imperialibacter roseus genome, ACTTGCAAATCAGGCAACAAACCGGAGAACTTCTCGATCATGCCTTCAATTTCTGCCAGTGTGCCGTGCAAAACCCCATTGATCATTGATGTTTTTGTGTCCTTTCCCGGCAGATCAACCCAGTCGGGGTGCTCTATCAACGGTAATCGGGCCGTAAAGGTATGCATTGATTTTAGTTTCATCTCTACTCCGGGCGAAATAGCTCCACCTTTATAGTAACCATCGCTGGTTATGATGTCATATGTAATGCAGGAACCCACGTCTATTACCAGACAGTTCTTTCCACTATAAAGATGGAAAGCTCCTGCAGCAGCGGCAATTCTGTCGGTTCCAAGGGTGTCTTTACTGGCATAGTCAAGCACAATTGGTAACGATACCAGGTGGGTCAATATGACCACTTTATATCTCTCAAGTAACTCTTTCTCCAGATTGCTTACGTCTTTGCCAACAGAACTTATGATTATGTCCGACACCTCCTCCCTTTTCAGGGTGGCCACGATGGCGTCGATAGCAATATCAGTCTTCAGCTTTATGAGCGAGTCATTTTCAAAAAAACCTATCTTGCACCTTGTATTACCTATATCAATGGCGGCGTTCATAGTAGCGTAAACAATTAGTCGGCGATATTACCTATATAGATGCAATTATGGAAAAAGAGTTTCTTGTGATCGGGCTTATGTCGGGGACTTCTCTGGATGGGCTCGACATGGCAGCATGCCGGTTTCGGCTGGCTCAAGGCAAATGGAGTTATGTTATCGAAGCTGCTGAATCGATAGCTTATGATGACGAAATGCAACAGAAGCTCAAAGATTCGGTGACGCTGTCGGGCCTTGAGTTGTCCTTGCTGGATGTTGAGCTCGGAAAATTCTTCGGCACGAGCGTCAAGGCCTTTTGCCGGAAGCATGGGATTCAGCCACTATTAATAGGTTCTCATGGTCACACTGTGTTCCATCAGCCCGAGAAACTTCTCACGCTTCAAATAGGGAATCCTGAAGCCATCAGTCATTTTTCTCAGCTACCAGTTATTGCCAACTTCCGACTTCAAGACGTCTTGAATGGTGGACAAGGTGCTCCTTTAGTTCCTTATGGCGAACACTATCTTTTTCCTGGCTACCATGCTTTTCTTAATCTTGGTGGCATAGCCAATGTCGCCTTGCACAGTCAAAACACTATGAAAGGCTTTGATACCTGTGCCTGCAACATGGGGCTCAACCATCTGGCGAGGAAGCTTGGGATGAGCTTCGACAAAAATGGTGAAGTGGCAAAAACCGGATCCATGAGTGATTCCCTTTTTCAATCGCTCAACAAGCTTGATTATTTTCAGCAAAAAGGTCCAAAATCGTTGGGCTACGAATGGTTCGAGAAAGAAGTAGCGACTTTACTTGACAACAGCAGCACACCAGTGAAAGATGCCCTCTGCACTTTCATTCATCACATTGCCTTTCAGGTGAATAATGGTATGGATGGCCTTGGATCTTCTACAGAAAAAGTAATGGTTACAGGTGGTGGTACGTTAAACGGGTTCCTGATGGACGCTCTCAATATTTATGGCAAAGGAAAGTTTACTTACGAGGCACCCGATAGAAAAACAGTTGAGTTTAAGGAAGCATTGGTGTTTGCCTTCCTCGGATTGCAAAGGTTTCTCGGACAACCCAACGTTTCCTCTCAAGTGACCGGCAGCAAAAAAGATGTGTCGGCAGGAAGCTTACATGGAAATTTTAAGGTGTCGATATAATAGCTAAACCGGTACACCGCATCTTGTGGGCTCTATCAGCCACTAACGATGTTAAAAGTGGTTTTGGGAATCACCAGGAACCCGACTAGTCATTTCTATTTAGAATAGTAGATAGTTTTTACCTATCTTATGCTCGAGGGGGACTAAAATGTGATAGTGTTTGCTGTGCTCATATGCCGTGTTTCGAAGCTCATCGGGGCGCTCTCTTTCGAAATCATACCAGCTACATAATCACGGTTAACAAATACCTAAAACTTCTTTTGAAATCGCACTAAAACAACTTATTTAAGCAGGAATTAACCAAGTGTAAAAATAAGAGGAGCTAATTGGCAAAGCAGTAGCGCCCCTCCTCCAGAACCTAACACTCTACTTTGATCGGCCTTTGATGAAAAAAATTGCAATATTTCTGTGCCTTAGTGTCGCTCTTATAACGAGCGTTTTTGCCAATGAAGTAAAAGCAAAAGCATTGCATGAAAACAATGAGGTGGCAGCCAATATTGACTTGAGTGACAGTGCTGAGGAAGCCCCCGGCACAGCGGAGGATGGGCATGCTGAAGAAGGAGAGCACCCCAGTGCGCCAGGTTGGTTGGTCATTCCTTTCGTGCTGCTGCTGTTAATGATTGCCACGGGGCCGTTGTTCTACGAGCATTTCTGGCACAAAAACTACCCAATTGTAGCTGTATCGCTTGCCATACTAGTGGTGCTGTATTATTTGTTTGTGTTGCACAACGTGCACAATCCGGTGCATGCGCTGGCTGAGTACATACAATTCATCGCCTTGCTTACGGGCCTTTTTGTTGCCAGTGGGGGCATTATGATCAATGTGGACAAAGAAGCCAAGCCCCTGACCAATATCATTATCCTGCTTGTTGGAGCAGTAATAGCCAATATCATTGGCACCACCGGCGCTTCCATGCTGCTGATCAGGCCGTTTATCAGGCTCAATAAGAACAGGATCAAGGCCTACCATATCATCTTCTTTATTTTCATGGTAAGCAATATTGGTGGTTCTCTTACTCCTATTGGTGATCCTCCGCTGTTTTTGGGATTTTTGAAAGGCGTTCCCTTCTTTTGGACACTATTGAACAACAGCGTTTCATGGGTCTTTGCGCTTGTCTTCCTGGCAGCGATTTTTTACTTCATCGACAGAAACAACAAAGCGGACTATAGCTTCGGCGAGGATCCTCAGGATTTCACCAATAAGGTAACCGTGGTCGGCGCCAGAAACTTCGGCTGGCTTTTGGTCATTATTCTTTCTGTTTTCCTTGATCCGAATGTTCTAGAATGGGTTCCGGCCATACACTACGAAGGGCAAAAATTTTCTTTCATTAGAGAAATCATTATGCTTTCCGCTGCCTTCCTTTCATTCAAGTTTGCGGAGAAAAAGGCACTGGAGGGCAACGACTTCAACTTTGAACCTATCAGAGAGGTCGCCTTTATTTTTATAGGGATCTTCGGCACCATGATGCCCGCTCTTGAGCTGGTAAGCAACTTTGCTCAATCTGAGGCCGGCGCTCCACTCATCACCCACAATTCACTCTACTGGGGTACTGGCGCACTCTCAGGCTTTCTGGACAATGCTCCCACCTATCTTAACTTTCTGACTGCAGCTATGGCTGCCAAAGGGGGAGATATCGGCCAGGTCAGTGATGTGACGGCATTTGCGGCCGGCGGTACTTTTGCTAATTCGGTGCTGGCATTAAAAGCAATTTCTATTGCGGCGGTGTTTTTTGGTGCAATGACCTACATAGGCAACGGACCGAACTTTATGGTGAAATCGATAGCCGAACAAATAGGCATCAAAATGCCGTCCTTCTTTGGCTATATATTGAGATTCTCCATTCCGATCCTCATTCCACTGTTCATCATTGTGTGGTTGATTTTCTTCTACAGCCAGCCCGTTTGATAAAAGAATCAGGGATTATAAATTGAATAATCCCTTGTTCAAAACCTTCAGCGCTTCTGTTTTGTAGATGGTGTCAATGAGCAAAGAAATATTGTTTTTGCTTCCACCGTACGAAATCATTCTGACAGGTATATCCTCCAGCGAAGCGAAAATGTCTTTACCCACGCCCTTCTTGTCGGCAACAAAGTCGCCCACAATACACACAATCGACTGGTTCTTGTCGACCTCTATGGTGCCGTAGGGCTTCAGCTCTTCGATGATCTCGTTGAGGTAAGTGGGCTCGTCTATCGTGAGCGACACAGCCACCTCCGACGTCGTAATCATGTCGATAGAAGTCTGGTACTTTTCGAATACCTCGAAAATCTTTCTCAGGAAGCCGTAGGCCAGAATCATCCTGGTTGACTTGATTTTGATAGCTGTGATGCCATCTTTGACAGCAATGGCCTTGATTGCGTCTGGGTTTTTGTTAGATGTAATCAAGGTTCCCCGGGCAGCTGGATTCAAAGTATTTTTCAAACGAACCGGCACATTCTTTTGCTGCGCCGGAAGAATACAGGTAGGGTGCAGAATTTTTGCTCCAAAGTATGCCAGCTCGCCTGCCTCTTCGAACGACAGCTCTGCAATAGGCATTGTGTTTTCAACAATCCTCGGGTCATTGTTGTGCATTCCGTCGATATCCGTCCAGATTTGAACCTCCTCTGCTTTGATGGCAGCTCCAATGAGGGTAGCAGTATAGTCACTTCCTCCTCTTTTCAGGTTATCGACACCGCCAGAAGCGTTCCTGCAGATGTATCCCTGAGTAACTATTACACTCTTATTGTCGATGCCTGCCAAAATTTTCCTCAGCTTTTCGGAAATCAAGTCAAGGTCGGGCTCTCCATTGTCTTTAAGGTACATGAAGTCGAGTGCTGAAAGAAACACAGCCGGAACCTTAATCTCATTGAGGTACTCATAAAAAAGACTGGTGGAAATAATCTCTCCCTGAGCGACCAGAAGCTTGTTGGCTTTACCATAAAAGGGCTGCTTCACAAGTGTTTCAATCTGCTGGAAGTATCTGTCGATGACGTCAGTTCCCTTTTGCTTGCCTTCCTCAGTTGCATAAAGCTGTTGCACAAATCCAACATACTGAGCATAAAGCATTCTGGTTCTGTCAAGTGCTCCCTCAATATTGCCATTGGAAAACTCATCAGAAATTGCAATGAGCTCATTGGTGGTGCCTGAAACGGCACTAAGAACGACCAGCTTCTGGCCTGGCACACTCATCACTATGTCCTTCACAGAATGCATCCGCTCAGGCTTCCCAACTGATGTACCTCCGAATTTTACTACAATCATTGTTACTAGATAGGTTTAAAATCCAAGCATTTTTATGGCCGTGATAGCTGCCTCGTCTCCTTTGTTTCCGTGCTTTCCGCCAGCTCTTTCCAATGCTTGCTTCTTATTATTGGTGGTTAAAACTCCAAAAATTACGGGTTTATTGTACTTCAAACCCACTTCTGTAATGCCGTTGGCCACGGCCTGGCAAATGAAGTCAAAATGCTTTGTTTCGCCTTGTATCACGCACCCCAGGCTAATAACAGCATCAATGTCTTCCTGCTGAGCCAGCCACTGAGAGGCCAGGCTTAGCTCAAAACTGCCGGGCACATTCTTCCTGATTATATTGTCTCTGTTTACTCCGTGCTTTACCAAAACCCCGTAAGCACCCTGAAAAAGCGCCTCTGTCACTTCTTCATTCCACTCAGAGACCACTATACCAAATTTCTTTTTGCTTACGTCCCCAACGTTACTGCCGGAGAAACTACTCAAGTTCTTTTCTGAAGACGCCATTTTTTGGTTTTTAGAAACAAAAAAGGGATAAAGTTATCTTTATCCCTCCTTCTGCCGATGTTTTCATCAACTATTTTGAAGCGAGGGCTTCCAGTCTGGCCTTGTGTTTCTTGGCATCCTGGTATTCAGCTGCTCCGTAAAACTTATCTACTATGGTTGTGTAACACTTCAGTGCTGCACTTAAATCCCCTTGCCTTTCGTAAGCAATGGCCGCTTTGGTTAAATACACAGGCGTAAACTGCTTGTTCGGTTTGTAGTCTGATGCTTGCTGATAGTAGTCTGCTGCGTTCTTGTAGTCCAGCTGCTCCATGTAAGCATCTCCAATGAGTGAATACGCCCTGGCCTGCACCAAATCGTCAGAAGCTCCAAACGACTTCAGGTAACGAATGGCTGATTCGAAATCGCCCATTTTCAGGTAGGTGGCTCCGGCATAAAAATTAGCCAGGTTGCCAGCCTTCGTGCTGCCATACAGGTCAATGATATCAAGAAAACCATAGTTGTTTCCATCACCATTTAAGGCCTGTCCAAGGCTGTCAGCCTCGAAATAATAAACTGCCTGAAAGAGCTCCTTCTGAGCAGCCGTATTTTGGTTCGACTGATAGTAATTATAAAATATGAACCCGGTGACTCCTAAAATAATGACAGCACCAATGGCAAATACCAGCTGCCTGTTCTTTTCAATAAATTCTTCTGTACGGGTGAGTTGTTCGGCTAACGCTTCGGGGCTTTCCAACAAATCATTTCCGTGCTCTTTACCCTTTCTAGCTGACGCCTTTTTAGTCTTCGCCATTTATCCTAATCTTTTGAGGTCGCAAAGATATATTTTTTTCGATAAAATAAAGACTATCAGCCATTAAACAACTACATTATTTTAACCCCCCTATTTATCTTTCATATTACCACTCATCACCTTTCCAGTGAATTGTGTGCGCAAACACTTTAATATTTTTAAATTGACTGATGACTTCATAACCTGCTAAAGAACACCACTATGAAAAAAATCGCATTTCTTTTTATGCTCTGCCTGGGGGGCGTCATCCAGGCTCAGCCACTTGATTCCATCATGCCAGTACGGGGGCTGGCGATAGTGGCACCGAGTTCCAAAAGCCTTGACCGCTTCATTAAATTCATGGAGAATGAACTGACGGCCAACAATGTAAACACCCTGGTGTTGAGGGTTGACTGGAAGTATCAGTACAAGTCTTACCCAAAACTTGCCGACAAAGATGGCCTCACAACGGAGGAGGTCAAAAAGCTGGTGGCGGCTGCGAAACGGAGTAATATTGAATTGATCCCGCAAATTAATCTGCTTGGGCATCAATCGTGGGCCAGCACCACCTATGCGCTGCTGAAAGAGTATCCTCAGTTTGACGAAACGCCGCATGTGACTATGCCGGAAAAGTATGAGTGGCCTAATCCGGACGGGCTCTACTGTAAGAGTTACTGCCCGCTGCATCCTGATGTGCACAAGGTAGTTTTCGATCTGGTAGACGAAATAATGGAGGTGTTTGAGGCCAAAACTTTCCACGCAGGCATGGATGAGGTGTTCTACATCGGGGACGACAAGTGCCCACGCTGCAAAGGCAAGGACAAGGCAGAGCTGTTTGCCGGAGAAGTCACTACTATAAGAAACCACCTGGCACAGAAAGGGAGAAAGCTGTGGATTTGGGGTGATCGGTTGTTAGACGGAAGTAACACCGGACTGGGCATGTGGGAGGCGAGCATGAACAACACGCACAGGGCGGTGGACATGATTCCCAAAGATGTGGTCATTTGCGACTGGCACTATGAACGGGCCGACCCGACAGCGGCCTACCTGGCCATGAAAGGCCTCTCGGTAATCACCTGCCCATGGAATAAACCAGAGCCGGCCAAAAAACAAGTAGCACAAACAATAGCTCTGAGAGAAAATGGCAGTAAAGTACTGAAGGAAAGATACCTTGGTATGATGCACACCGTATGGAGTGGTGCTGACGGTTTTCTTGACAAGTACTATGAGCTGAAGGAAAAAGGCACCTCTGAAGATGGTCAGGCCAATTGCTTTAAGGCTATGTTTTCGGCAATCAATAGCCAGTCAAAATAACATTGATGATCATGAACAATCGTATCGCCTCCATAGATATTTTCAGGGCACTCACCATGCTGCTCATGATTTTTGTGAATGACCTGTGGTCGCTCAGTGAAGTGCCGGAATGGATGGGCCACAAAGCGGGTAACGAAGACGGTCTCGGCCTGGCAGATGTGGTGTTTCCAGCATTTCTGTTCATAGTAGGCCTTTCAGTGCCCATGGCCATTAAGGCACGCAGGGCAAAGGGAGAAAACAACACTGAGGTGATTATCCACATTGCTAAAAGAAGCCTGGCGCTGATTGTGATGGGGGTAATGATGGTGAATCTGGAGAGCATCAACAAAGAACTGATTCCTATCCCCAAGCAAGCCTGGCAGATCCTTATGGCTATTGGGTTTATTCTCATTTGGAACAACTATAAAGACAAAAATGCCTTCGGCAAAGTGCCTGAGTGGGTGATGCAGGTAGCAGGCATCGGCATTCTTATAGCCCTGTGTGCCATATATAAAGGAGGGCCCACAGACAACCCCGTCTGGATGAAAACACATTGGTGGGGCATTCTTGGACTCATTGGCTGGGCCTATCTCTTCTGCTCGGTTATCTACGTTTTCGTAGGCGACAGAATAGTTATTATCTCAGCAATACTTGTGGCCTTCTATCTATTCAATATTCACCAAATGAACGGCCTGCTGGGAGGGGTGCCAAAGGGACTTCTCGTTGTGAATGCCTCCAACCACGCCAGTGTGCTCAGCGGCGTGTGGGTAAGCCTTATGCTCACTTATTTTGGTCAAAAGAACAAACTGAGCCTCTTTCTTACCGCTTGTTTGGCCTTTGCTGTTGTATCTCTGGCCTTTGGCTTCATTACCCGTCCTGAATGGGGAATATCTAAAATCAGGGCTACGCCTTCCTGGACAGCCATCTGCGCTGGCATAAGCACCATTTCGTTTTCGCTGGTTTATCTGATTGCCGACGTGTGGAAGAAGACGAGTTGGGCTGGCTTTCTGGCACCAGCGGGAAGAAGCACACTCACCTGCTACCTGGTGCCCTATTGGTTCTACCCGATCTTTATGGTCACCATTGCAGCCTGGCTTCCCAATTTTGCTACAGTTGGGGTTGTGGGGCTTGTCAAAACATTGCTGTTTTCGCTGCTGGTTATTTACATCACCAGCTTACTGGAAAAAGTCAATATTCGTTTGAAAGTGTAAAGTTTCATTCATTATATAAACGAAAGAGCTGCCTGATGGGCAGCTCTTTTTGCTTCTATGACCAATGATAAGTACTATTCCATCAGGTAAGGGTAGTCCTGCTGGGCATACACGTCTTTTAGCGATTCTGACGGATCGGGCCAGCCTGAGTCCTCGGAGAACTGGACAGCCTCAGCTACCTGATCCTTAATTTTGTCGTCGATCTTTTCGAGGTCAGCCTCTTTGGCAATTTTCTTATCGAGTATCAATTGGCGAACCTGCTCAATCGGGTCTTTTGCTTTGTACTCCTCAAGCTCTTCTTTGGTGCGATACTTGGCAGGGTCAGACATTGAATGTCCTTTGTAACGGTAAGTCCGAAGCTCCAAAAGCGTGGGTCCGTCACCTTTTCTGGCACGCTCGGCCGCATCAGCAAATGCATGGTGCACATCAACAACCGACATGGCATCAACTGGGAATGAAGGCATGTCGTACGCAGAACCCAGTTTATATAGCTCGGTTACGTTGGACGTACGCTGCACAGAAGTACCCATTGCATAGCCGTTGTTTTCGATAGCGAAAATCACAGGAATCTTGTAAGTCATGGCCAGGTTAAGCGCTTCGTGAAAAGCACCTTGTCTAACAGCACCGTCTCCCATGTAAGTGACGCACAACTTACCTGTCTTCAAATATTTTTCAGCAAAGCCAATTCCCAGGCCAAGTGGCACCTGCGCTCCAACGATACCATGCCCGCCGAAGAAACCCTTCTCTTTATCGAACATGTGCATGGAACCTCCCTTGCCTTTCGAAATGCCGGTTTCTTTACCGTAAAGCTCGGCCATGATGGTTTTAGGATCGGATCCAAGTCCAATTGGGTGGGCGTGGTCACGGTATGCCGTGATGTACTTGTCGCCTGTTTCCAGGGCAGAAATAGCGCCGGCTACGCAAGCCTCCTGGCCAATATAAAGGTGACAGAAGCCACGTATCTTTTGCTGACCATATAGCTGCCCTGCCTTCTCTTCAAACTTCCTCATCAGCTGCATGGTTTCATACCAGAACATGTAGGTTTCATTCGAAAAGTTATCCTTCGCTGTTGCTTTTGCCTTCGCCTTATCTTTTACACTAGCCATTATTGGAAATATTTCTGTGTCTACGAATTGTAATATTACTTTTGGGATGTGTTACGCTGCCCTGGAATGCGCCTGGCAGATTTAACCCCCGCAAAATAAGTAAATTGCCTTCATTCAACAAAAGTAAATGTATCTGAGTAACCTGCACCTTGAGTCGTTCCGAAATTACCAGTCACTTGCTATTAACTGCTCAAAGGGTATAAATTGTTTTGTGGGCAAAAATGGCTCAGGAAAGACCAATTTGCTGGATGCGATCCACTATTTGTCGATGACAAAAGGATCATTGAATAGTGTGGATAGTCAAAACATAAGGAAAGGTGATCCACTTTTTTTTATAAAAGGCGAATGGAAGGCTGCTAAAAAGGGGGCTGGGAAGGGAGAACAGGTGCAGGTGGCTTTTCAACCGGGGCAAAAAAAGCTCATCAAAGTGAATCAAAAAGAGTATGAGAAACTGGCTGACCACATAGGTCGCTTTCCCGTGGTGTTGATCGCCCCCAACGACACCGACCTGATAAGAGAAGGCAGCGATGGTCGGCGCAAATTCTTCGACAGCATCATTTCTCAGCTGGATGCCAGCTACCTGGAAAACCTGATGGTGTATCACCACTACCTAAAGCAGCGGAATAGTCTGCTGAAGCAATATGGGGACACCAGACGGCTGGACAAAACGTTGCTCGCAGTGTACGATGAGCATTTGATGAAGTCGGGGCAATTGATTTTCGATAGCAGACGGGACTTCACTGAAAAGTTTGAAGCTTTGTTCAGCCCCCGCTACCAGTGGCTTTCAGGGGGAGCCGAGCAAACCAAGGTGGTGTACGTTTCTGAGCTTTCCGAAACCTCGTGGAAGGAAAACTTCAAAAAGGCGATCGATAAAGACATGGCCTTGCAAAGAACCACTTTTGGCATCCACCGGGACGACTTTGAGTTTTTGCTGGAAGAAGAACCGGTGAAGAAGTTTGGCTCCCAAGGCCAGCAAAAGTCTTTTGTGATTGCTCTGAAATTAGCTCAGTTTGACATCACCAGTCAGGTGAAAAGCTTTACGCCCATTCTACTGCTCGACGATATATTTGACAAGCTTGATGACGATCGCATCAAAAAATTGATGGAACTTGTAGGGGAAGACGACTTCGGTCAGTTGTTTGTAACTGATGCAAGACCAGAACGAACGATGACGCTTTTTAAGGGCTTGAAGAAAGACAAGAAGCTATTTAAAGTGGAGGAAGGAAAAGTAGAGGAGATAGACTTTTAGAGTGGAAAGTATGTACAAAAAGAAAGACGATAGAAAAAACGAGTCGCTGGAGCTGAAGGATGTGATCAGGGAAATGCTCCAGAATTACCATATTGAGGAGAAATTTGATCACACCAGGCTGCTTGCTTCCTGGGAACGACTCATGGGTAAGCCTATTGCCAGCCGCACCTCCAAGCTTTTTGTAAAAGACAATGTGTTGTTCGTCCGCCTCACCTCAGCCCCGCTCAAAAGCGAGATGAATTTAAATAAAGCCAAGGTACTTGATATCTTCAAGAAGGAGTTTGGCGAGAAGGTGTTGAAGGATATTGTGTTTCAATAAAAGGAAAAGCGGTGGACATAGTATTAAATACTCTTCTGCCCATCATCATCCTGCAAGTATTGCTGCTTGCCTTTTTTCTCTTCGCCCTTAAAAAGGGCAAAAAGCTAAGCAATCGACTGCTCGCC contains:
- the ribH gene encoding 6,7-dimethyl-8-ribityllumazine synthase, with translation MASSEKNLSSFSGSNVGDVSKKKFGIVVSEWNEEVTEALFQGAYGVLVKHGVNRDNIIRKNVPGSFELSLASQWLAQQEDIDAVISLGCVIQGETKHFDFICQAVANGITEVGLKYNKPVIFGVLTTNNKKQALERAGGKHGNKGDEAAITAIKMLGF
- a CDS encoding aspartate kinase, which produces MIVVKFGGTSVGKPERMHSVKDIVMSVPGQKLVVLSAVSGTTNELIAISDEFSNGNIEGALDRTRMLYAQYVGFVQQLYATEEGKQKGTDVIDRYFQQIETLVKQPFYGKANKLLVAQGEIISTSLFYEYLNEIKVPAVFLSALDFMYLKDNGEPDLDLISEKLRKILAGIDNKSVIVTQGYICRNASGGVDNLKRGGSDYTATLIGAAIKAEEVQIWTDIDGMHNNDPRIVENTMPIAELSFEEAGELAYFGAKILHPTCILPAQQKNVPVRLKNTLNPAARGTLITSNKNPDAIKAIAVKDGITAIKIKSTRMILAYGFLRKIFEVFEKYQTSIDMITTSEVAVSLTIDEPTYLNEIIEELKPYGTIEVDKNQSIVCIVGDFVADKKGVGKDIFASLEDIPVRMISYGGSKNNISLLIDTIYKTEALKVLNKGLFNL
- a CDS encoding anhydro-N-acetylmuramic acid kinase, translating into MEKEFLVIGLMSGTSLDGLDMAACRFRLAQGKWSYVIEAAESIAYDDEMQQKLKDSVTLSGLELSLLDVELGKFFGTSVKAFCRKHGIQPLLIGSHGHTVFHQPEKLLTLQIGNPEAISHFSQLPVIANFRLQDVLNGGQGAPLVPYGEHYLFPGYHAFLNLGGIANVALHSQNTMKGFDTCACNMGLNHLARKLGMSFDKNGEVAKTGSMSDSLFQSLNKLDYFQQKGPKSLGYEWFEKEVATLLDNSSTPVKDALCTFIHHIAFQVNNGMDGLGSSTEKVMVTGGGTLNGFLMDALNIYGKGKFTYEAPDRKTVEFKEALVFAFLGLQRFLGQPNVSSQVTGSKKDVSAGSLHGNFKVSI
- the pdhA gene encoding pyruvate dehydrogenase (acetyl-transferring) E1 component subunit alpha produces the protein MASVKDKAKAKATAKDNFSNETYMFWYETMQLMRKFEEKAGQLYGQQKIRGFCHLYIGQEACVAGAISALETGDKYITAYRDHAHPIGLGSDPKTIMAELYGKETGISKGKGGSMHMFDKEKGFFGGHGIVGAQVPLGLGIGFAEKYLKTGKLCVTYMGDGAVRQGAFHEALNLAMTYKIPVIFAIENNGYAMGTSVQRTSNVTELYKLGSAYDMPSFPVDAMSVVDVHHAFADAAERARKGDGPTLLELRTYRYKGHSMSDPAKYRTKEELEEYKAKDPIEQVRQLILDKKIAKEADLEKIDDKIKDQVAEAVQFSEDSGWPDPSESLKDVYAQQDYPYLME
- a CDS encoding heparan-alpha-glucosaminide N-acetyltransferase domain-containing protein, with amino-acid sequence MNNRIASIDIFRALTMLLMIFVNDLWSLSEVPEWMGHKAGNEDGLGLADVVFPAFLFIVGLSVPMAIKARRAKGENNTEVIIHIAKRSLALIVMGVMMVNLESINKELIPIPKQAWQILMAIGFILIWNNYKDKNAFGKVPEWVMQVAGIGILIALCAIYKGGPTDNPVWMKTHWWGILGLIGWAYLFCSVIYVFVGDRIVIISAILVAFYLFNIHQMNGLLGGVPKGLLVVNASNHASVLSGVWVSLMLTYFGQKNKLSLFLTACLAFAVVSLAFGFITRPEWGISKIRATPSWTAICAGISTISFSLVYLIADVWKKTSWAGFLAPAGRSTLTCYLVPYWFYPIFMVTIAAWLPNFATVGVVGLVKTLLFSLLVIYITSLLEKVNIRLKV
- the recF gene encoding DNA replication/repair protein RecF (All proteins in this family for which functions are known are DNA-binding proteins that assist the filamentation of RecA onto DNA for the initiation of recombination or recombinational repair.); protein product: MYLSNLHLESFRNYQSLAINCSKGINCFVGKNGSGKTNLLDAIHYLSMTKGSLNSVDSQNIRKGDPLFFIKGEWKAAKKGAGKGEQVQVAFQPGQKKLIKVNQKEYEKLADHIGRFPVVLIAPNDTDLIREGSDGRRKFFDSIISQLDASYLENLMVYHHYLKQRNSLLKQYGDTRRLDKTLLAVYDEHLMKSGQLIFDSRRDFTEKFEALFSPRYQWLSGGAEQTKVVYVSELSETSWKENFKKAIDKDMALQRTTFGIHRDDFEFLLEEEPVKKFGSQGQQKSFVIALKLAQFDITSQVKSFTPILLLDDIFDKLDDDRIKKLMELVGEDDFGQLFVTDARPERTMTLFKGLKKDKKLFKVEEGKVEEIDF
- a CDS encoding sodium:proton antiporter, coding for MKKIAIFLCLSVALITSVFANEVKAKALHENNEVAANIDLSDSAEEAPGTAEDGHAEEGEHPSAPGWLVIPFVLLLLMIATGPLFYEHFWHKNYPIVAVSLAILVVLYYLFVLHNVHNPVHALAEYIQFIALLTGLFVASGGIMINVDKEAKPLTNIIILLVGAVIANIIGTTGASMLLIRPFIRLNKNRIKAYHIIFFIFMVSNIGGSLTPIGDPPLFLGFLKGVPFFWTLLNNSVSWVFALVFLAAIFYFIDRNNKADYSFGEDPQDFTNKVTVVGARNFGWLLVIILSVFLDPNVLEWVPAIHYEGQKFSFIREIIMLSAAFLSFKFAEKKALEGNDFNFEPIREVAFIFIGIFGTMMPALELVSNFAQSEAGAPLITHNSLYWGTGALSGFLDNAPTYLNFLTAAMAAKGGDIGQVSDVTAFAAGGTFANSVLALKAISIAAVFFGAMTYIGNGPNFMVKSIAEQIGIKMPSFFGYILRFSIPILIPLFIIVWLIFFYSQPV
- a CDS encoding type III pantothenate kinase; translation: MNAAIDIGNTRCKIGFFENDSLIKLKTDIAIDAIVATLKREEVSDIIISSVGKDVSNLEKELLERYKVVILTHLVSLPIVLDYASKDTLGTDRIAAAAGAFHLYSGKNCLVIDVGSCITYDIITSDGYYKGGAISPGVEMKLKSMHTFTARLPLIEHPDWVDLPGKDTKTSMINGVLHGTLAEIEGMIEKFSGLLPDLQVIMCGGGSHFFESKIKHHIFVRSELVLIGLNSILRHNERN
- a CDS encoding tetratricopeptide repeat protein; translated protein: MAKTKKASARKGKEHGNDLLESPEALAEQLTRTEEFIEKNRQLVFAIGAVIILGVTGFIFYNYYQSNQNTAAQKELFQAVYYFEADSLGQALNGDGNNYGFLDIIDLYGSTKAGNLANFYAGATYLKMGDFESAIRYLKSFGASDDLVQARAYSLIGDAYMEQLDYKNAADYYQQASDYKPNKQFTPVYLTKAAIAYERQGDLSAALKCYTTIVDKFYGAAEYQDAKKHKARLEALASK
- a CDS encoding family 20 glycosylhydrolase, whose protein sequence is MKKIAFLFMLCLGGVIQAQPLDSIMPVRGLAIVAPSSKSLDRFIKFMENELTANNVNTLVLRVDWKYQYKSYPKLADKDGLTTEEVKKLVAAAKRSNIELIPQINLLGHQSWASTTYALLKEYPQFDETPHVTMPEKYEWPNPDGLYCKSYCPLHPDVHKVVFDLVDEIMEVFEAKTFHAGMDEVFYIGDDKCPRCKGKDKAELFAGEVTTIRNHLAQKGRKLWIWGDRLLDGSNTGLGMWEASMNNTHRAVDMIPKDVVICDWHYERADPTAAYLAMKGLSVITCPWNKPEPAKKQVAQTIALRENGSKVLKERYLGMMHTVWSGADGFLDKYYELKEKGTSEDGQANCFKAMFSAINSQSK
- a CDS encoding DUF721 domain-containing protein, with the protein product MYKKKDDRKNESLELKDVIREMLQNYHIEEKFDHTRLLASWERLMGKPIASRTSKLFVKDNVLFVRLTSAPLKSEMNLNKAKVLDIFKKEFGEKVLKDIVFQ